Proteins from one Podospora pseudocomata strain CBS 415.72m chromosome 4, whole genome shotgun sequence genomic window:
- a CDS encoding hypothetical protein (EggNog:ENOG503P1D8; COG:L) translates to MGGNGPLDAGTQTCAERNRKQLIDDFGSVLEESLIILLTQDYDIEKDYDEITRVLRGLAESATAEAATGFDPSGLGFSVPDLDEPRLDDATTASDNRISDGSGGDYTGTSPSDFSSDSLENQILVDPATFTEDHKIAELRGIFIDRFTEHTLRRILGENGGDLNRTFDDLLNRQFLEDSGDITKGIDAFFVGDNVQYPPKGKGKRRKGLPKKNVLAVNYKATSVATDGEELHGARDFIQPSSGRATPKRIQPYSLPAINTSSSPASKKTAAILSPTPQLDFGTSHLHSAASLRRQGPLARQGAVVYVERAREQASVAFRQASEYADERARQQSTAIMVDLHGVHVLDGVRIAREHVWRWWNNLGENRAAEARDPGFTVVTGLGRHSAGGVSRLRQAVGAMLKNDGWRVETLTGSFHIRGRV, encoded by the exons ATGGGGGGAAATGGCCCGCTCGACGCGGGCACACAAACATGCGCCGAGCGGAACCGCAAACAGCTGATT GATGACTTTGGTTCAGTGTTGGAAGAATCCCTGATTATCCTTCTGACTCAGGACTATGACATTGAGAAAGACTATGATGAGATCACGAGAGTCCTGAGAGGACTGGCGGAGAGCGCAACCGCGGAAGCGGCCACCGGATTTGATCCATCAGGCCTCGGATTCAGTGTGCCGGACCTGGATGAGCCTCGTCTTGACGATGCGACAACGGCAAGCGACAATCGCATCTCAGATGGTTCAGGCGGTGACTACACCGGCACATCGCCTTCTGACTTTTCATCTGACTCTCTTGAGAACCAGATCCTTGTCGACCCGGCAACTTTCACCGAGGACCACAAGATCGCAGAGCTTCGAGGGATCTTCATTGACCGGTTTACCGAGCACACTCTTAGGCGCATTCTCGGGGAGAATGGTGGCGACTTGAACCGTACATTTGACGATTTGCTCAACCGACAGTTTCTCGAGGACTCGGGCGATATCACGAAAGGCATCGATGCATTCTTTGTGGGCGACAATGTACAGTACCCTcccaaaggaaaaggcaaaCGTCGGAAAGGATTACCAAAGAAGAATGTGTTGGCAGTAAACTACAAAGCAACGTCGGTAGCAACCGACGGCGAAGAGCTTCACGGCGCAAGAGACTTCATTCAGCCATCCTCAGGCCGGGCAACACCAAAGCGCATACAACCATATTCATTACCGGCTATCAATACCAGCTCATCACCAGCATCGAAGAAGACTGCGGCAATTCTATCACCTACACCTCAATTGGACTTCGGAACCTCTCACCTGCATTCAGCAGCCTCGCTTCGACGCCAAGGACCTCTTGCAAGGCAAGGCGCGGTGGTGTACGTGGAACGAGCGCGGGAACAGGCCAGTGTAGCGTTCAGACAAGCTTCGGAATACGCAGATGAACGTGCTCGACAGCAAAGCACAGCCATCATGGTTGATCTTCACGGGGTTCACGTTCTGGACGGTGTTCGCATCGCGAGGGAGCATgtctggaggtggtggaacaATCTCGGAGAAAACCGGGCAGCAGAAGCAAGAGATCCGGGCTTTACTGTGGTCACTGGTCTTGGGAGGCACTCTGCCGGCGGGGTTTCACGCTTGCGTCAGGCTGTTGGAGCCATGCTGAAGAATGACGGATGGAGGGTTGAGACCTTGACAGGCTCATTCCATATTAGGGGAAGGGTATGA
- a CDS encoding hypothetical protein (COG:J; EggNog:ENOG503P017): MAQRQRFLNYPEPLKGPDVPYENERGSNPAISGVFLMIAANLMEWFRLLRELIWNNTGFGSLRKIIPYIEEYEPWFEPQIVPLPEEVDKEPLQNEPAEEDTKPDAAVFYPEAKYYSVEDYRKLYLSGAITPLDVAEALLPLIRRDIQNASEHSIAFFQVRTERVLASARESTLRYKEGRSLGPLDGVPTAVKDEYDMEGYSTTLGSPNVYADSSTNKTTSWCVQQIEAAGALILGKLSMHEFGLDTTGNNPHYGTPRNPHNSNYYTGGSSSGTAYAVAAGLIPIGLGSDGGGSIRIPSSLCGVYGLKPTHGRLSFRPGPNHCITCACLGPIAADMSSLAALFSVISTPHSSSPFPPLPSPLKIQLPTPDDAKALGIPQAWISQATPAIQTLVNTLIRTLVSKHGYTTVPVTIPFLQEGQIAHAMTVLTDAATLLPEYKNLTYANRILLALGRTTPATDYMLAQKLRRLLMQHLAWLWEQHPGMIIVTPTTACEGWEIRGGTGELRYGLNDGDRTMQSMEFVWLGNFCGLPSLSCPVGFVQGKGGEVPVGVMATGEWCSERELMGFGGVVEGVVNREGRGRRPGGWVDVVGRARGVRVRRGE, from the exons ATGGCCCAACGTCAACGATTCCTCAACTATCCGGAGCCCTTGAAGGG TCCCGATGTACCATACGAAAATGAAAGAGGCAGCAACCCAGCCATCAGCGGCGTATTTCTTATGATAGCTGCAAATCT TATGGAATGGTTCCGGTTGCTGAGAGAACTGATATGGAACAACACCGGATTCGGCTCACTGAGAAAGATTATCCCATACATTGAGGAGTATGAGCCATGGTTCGAACCACAGATTGTACCATTACCAGAAGAAGTCGACAAGGAGCCACTGCAGAACGAgccagcagaagaagacaccAAACCCGATGCTGCCGTGTTCTATCCGGAAGCAAAGTACTACTCCGTTGAAGACTACCGCAAGTTGTATCTCTCCGGCGCCATCACCCCTCTCGATGTGGCCGAGGCTCTGCTGCCACTAATCCGCCGAGACATTCAAAACGCCTCGGAACACTCCATCGCCTTTTTCCAAGTCCGAACCGAACGGGTTCTCGCCTCAGCCCGGGAATCGACTCTTCGCTACAAAGAAGGCCGGTCTCTCGGGCCCCTCGACGGTGTTCCCACAGCCGTAAAGGACGAGTACGACATGGAAGGctactccaccaccctcggctCCCCGAATGTCTACGCCGATTCTTCCACCAACAAGACGACCTCCTGGTGTGTCCAGCAAATCGAAGCTGCTGGCGCTCTGATTCTCGGCAAACTCTCCATGCACGAATTTGGCCTCGACACCACAGGCAACAACCCCCATTACGGCACTCCACGAAATCCCCACAACTCCAATTACTACACcggcggctcctcctccggcacaGCCTACGCCGTCGCCGCAGGTCTCATCCCCATCGGTCTCGGCTCCGACGGCGGAGGCTCCATCCGCATCCCGTCCTCCCTCTGCGGTGTCTACGGCCTCAAACCCACCCACGGCCGTCTTTCCTTCCGCCCCGGCCCCAACCACTGCATCACCTGTGCTTGTCTCGGCCCCATCGCAGCGGATATgtcctccctcgccgcttTGTTTTCCGTCATTTCAACCCCGCAttcatcctcccctttcccacctcTGCCCTCTCCGTTGAAAATCCAACTCCCGACGCCTGATGACGCAAAAGCGTTGGGAATCCCTCAGGCGTGGATATCCCAAGCCACACCCGCGATCCAAACCCTAGTCAACACCCTCATCCGCACTTTGGTGTCCAAACACGGGTACACCACTGTTCCCGTCACCATCCCATTTTTACAAGAAGGGCAAATCGCACACGCCATGACCGTCCTAACAGACGCGGCTACTTTGTTACCGGAGTATAAAAACCTCACCTACGCCAATAGGATCCTCTTGGCGCTTGGGCGAACAACCCCGGCAACGGATTACATGCTCGCGCAAAAACTCCGAAGGTTGCTGATGCAGCATTTGGCGTGGTTGTGGGAACAGCACCCGGGTATGATTATTGTCACTCCGACGACGGCGTGTGAGGGGTGGGAGATTAGGGGTGGGACGGGGGAGTTGAGGTATGGGTTGAATGATGGGGATAGGACGATGCAGAGTATGGAGTTTGTGTGGTTGGGGAATTTTTGTGGGTTGCCGAGCTTGAGCTGTCCGGTTGGGTTTGtgcaaggaaaagggggggaggtacCGGTGGGGGTTATGGCTACGGGGGAGTGGTGTTCGGAGAGGGAgttgatggggtttgggggggtggtggagggggtggtgaatcgggaggggagggggaggaggccgggggggtgggttgatgttgtggggagggcgaggggggttagggttcgtAGGGGGGAGTAG
- a CDS encoding hypothetical protein (COG:S; EggNog:ENOG503Q3TM) — protein sequence MMTSRLRDVGSSFPNRRGHASQLSISDPSHHVTEAIGTMYGDDEDSGAEDNRPLSFIASKSSSEQLGKAPRPDDPADDRLRLVRTTSDQTSTVTAPSNASPNGNQLRKSQTVPSRIPTERSNSHDGVRSPLSPLSPTPSLRDVQADDSGFPLTNIDNANDIAQELSNLQALRRMSMDVSNTHDPDLLPFSGVSLMAMPSIAPTGDDDEADPSRLLWVPARVHPELDTGAFKTFLENRVQTMKRRSGDSFLSVDGAQVGGGSGSLRRKKSMLSRQVNTHTENGDSYTDGAERLRRNGSLPDYSTPELSLNELVNDPTSVVQKLAHETRGEDGGADSPILPVAPGMGLRRSTKTTYRKGGSQRFAKKLGEKQVASKMSSEESPPLPPVDPSIGKPLTRVMSEPIAENYSRPTRTVRRQQNFSRDGLDSIAGSAQEGETTAASPPSSPPRKESLPVRAASAAARTATAPAIPQIVETPPVEEASSSPERSTSQKETQKDQAHQPPADGPPARSSKRPSPSKPAQSAAGSAGSSSANPLEKISHPEALPDNSNSTTSSLTFIPTFDNVEKKADRKSKDKDETESIASTKSTSSWKWFKSGDKEKKKKEKEKEEEREREREREREREEQARKAKSKANEKGHDNARLDVLQNSIDNPKGRESLRLDRESIEGLPQDDKKKETMRKSSDSKRGDGFFGGLFGGSKKKSEKEAAHKKEKQRALSPEPPARILRPDIDYHWTRFPIIEERAIYRMAHIKLANPRRPLHSQVLLSNFMYSYLAKVQAMHPQLNVPISPQQKRQEEERKRREAEQQALEQQMAAQQAAQDGNFDFEYHRSGSQYGDSPVQQGDDSVQYVDDSQIYEYEHGGQQQQYQQNGANGNGHAHQHDQNYYYAQGDGNGNERNDMW from the exons ATGATG ACTTCCAGACTCCGCGATGTTGGCAGCAGCTTTCCCAACCGTCGAGGCCACGCCAGTCAACTATCCATCTCAGACCCGAGCCATCACGTCACCGAAGCGATCGGCACCATGTacggcgacgacgaagatTCTGGCGCCGAGGACAACCGGCCACTTAGCTTTATCGCGTCCAAGAGTTCCAGCGAGCAGTTGGGCAAGGCCCCCAGGCCGGACGACCCGGCCGACGACAGACTACGACTGGTGCGCACCACCTCGGACCAGACGAGCACCGTGACCGCTCCGAGTAATGCCAGTCCCAACGGCAACCAGCTTCGAAAAAGCCAGACAGTTCCGTCCCGCATCCCCACAGAACGAAGCAACTCGCATGATGGCGTTCGATCCCCCCTGTCGCCATTGTCCCCGACGCCCTCCCTCCGCGATGTCCAGGCCGACGACTCTGGATTTCCCCTGACCAACATCGACAATGCCAATGACATTGCACAAGAGCTCAGCAACCTTCAGGCGCTGCGACGCATGTCTATGGATGTGTCCAACACACACGACCCCGATCTCCTGCCCTTTTCTGGCGTGTCTTTGATGGCCATGCCGTCAATAGCCCCCACcggcgatgacgacgaagcaGATCCAAGCCGGTTGCTATGGGTGCCAGCACGAGTACACCCCGAACTCGACACCGGTGCTTTCAAGACGTTCCTTGAAAATCGGGTGCAAACGATGAAGCGGAGGTCGGGAGACTCGTTTCTCTCGGTTGACGGGGCACAAGTCGGTGGTGGTTCGGGAAGCCTGAGACGGAAGAAGTCGATGCTGTCGAGACAGGTCAACACTCATACTGAAAACGGAGACAGTTATACCGACGGTGCCGAACGGCTTCGACGAAATGGCTCCCTCCCAGACTACTCAACTCCCGAGCTCAGTCTCAACGAACTCGTCAACGACCCAACAAGCGTGGTGCAGAAGCTGGCGCACGAGACcagaggggaggatggtggggcAGATAGTCCGATCCTGCCTGTGGCTCCAGGCATGGGGCTTCGGCGGTCAACCAAGACGACTTATAGAAAGGGCGGCAGTCAGCGGTTTGCAAAGAAGCTTGGGGAGAAACAGGTGGCCAGCAAGATGTCTTCTGAGGAATCGCCACCGCTTCCTCCGGTGGACCCATCCATTGGCAAGCCCTTGACGCGGGTCATGTCGGAGCCAATCGCCGAGAATTACTCGAGGCCAACGCGGACTGTCAGAAGACAACAGAACTTCTCGCGCGATGGCTTGGACTCTATTGCCGGTTCTgctcaggagggtgaaacGACAGCcgcctcgcctccctcgtcGCCCCCCCGCAAAGAGTCATTACCAGTCAGggcagcctcagcagcagcacgGACTGCTACCGCGCCAGCCATTCCTCAGATTGTCGAGACGCCGCCGGTCGAAGAAGCCAGCTCATCACCGGAGAGATCGACGTCCCAGAAGGAGACGCAAAAAGACCAGGCTCATCAGCCTCCTGCTGATGGCCCTCCGGCTCGCTCCAGCAAACGGCCATCACCCAGCAAACCTGCCCAGTCGGCTGCTGGATCGGCCGGGAGCTCGAGCGCTAACCCTCTCGAGAAAATCAGCCACCCAGAGGCGTTACCTGATAACAGCAACTCTACCACGAGCAGCTTGACATTTATCCCCACATTTGACAAcgtcgagaagaaggcggataGGAAGAGCAAAGATAAGGATGAAACCGAGAGCATAGCATCGACAAAGTCGACCTCGAGTTGGAAGTGGTTCAAGAGCGGGGataaggagaagaagaagaaggagaaggagaaggaagaggagagggagagggagagggagagggagcgggagagggaagaaCAGGCTAGGAAGGCCAAGAGCAAAGCTAATGAGAAGGGCCATGATAATGCTCGTCTTGATGTTTTGCAGAACTCCATCGACAACCCCAAGGGCCGCGAGAGCCTCCGGTTGGACCGAGAAAGCATCGAGGGCTTACCGCaggacgacaagaagaaagagaCGATGCGCAAGTCTAGCGACAGCAAGCGAGGAGACGGCTTTTTTGGCGGCCTGTTCGGAGGTTCAAAGAAGAAGTCGGAAAAGGAGGCTGCgcacaagaaggagaagcagcgGGCACTTAGTCCAGAGCCACCGGCACGTATCTTGCGTCCCGACATCGATTACCACTGGACGCGGTTCCCCATCATCGAAGAGCGTGCCATTTACCGCATGGCTCATATCAAGCTCGCAAACCCTCGACGTCCCCTCCACAGCCAGGTTCTGCTCAGCAACTTTATGTATTCGTACCTCGCAAAGGTGCAGGCTATGCACCCGCAGCTTAACGTGCCGATTTCGCCGCAGCAAAAGAggcaggaagaggagcggAAGCGTCGCGAAGCGGAGCAACAGGCGTTGGAGCAGCAGATGGCCGCTCAGCAGGCTGCCCAGGATGGGAACTTTGACTTTGAGTACCATCGG TCGGGCAGTCAGTACGGTGATTCTCCTGTTCAGCAGGGCGATGACAGCGTCCAATATGTGGACGATTCTCAGATATACGAGTACGAGCACGggggccagcagcagcaatacCAGCAAAACGGCGCCAATGGCAACGGCCATGCACATCAGCACGACCAAAATTACTACTATGCGCAGGGTGATGGCAATGGGAACGAGAGGAACGACATGTGGTAG
- a CDS encoding hypothetical protein (EggNog:ENOG503NY7W; COG:S) has translation MAAVATARMEDGRHTRLTVDMALVGSSEDHSTCDSPDAVFSFSFRLRLLISQQRQEPHPTPPAPDDGIPHYSYVPSLASALAMASQPRPYGQGGYLPNGAVPPHPAPLPGAQPLLPNQGRIVQTGPNRILCIADVRGNLQSLNDLARSARADFIIHTGDFGFYDETSLERIADKTLKHVAQYSPLISEPVKKAIAAGGAGPVKSRFQASELPLSELPQLITGELKLDVPVYTVWGACEDVRVLEKFRSKEYKVPNLFIIDEAQSMLLECSGVKLRLLGLGGAVVMHKLFDNGEGRTTIAGGQGTMWTTLLQMGELVDTANRVYDPTETRVFITHASPAREGILNQLSVVLKADFSISAGLHFRYGSSYNEFSVNPSLDHYRGKLAASKASFNDVWDTVRAEVEPAIQQNDAQQTLLKNALSVVEKMPTMAAGGNPFGGVPANAPGAGQVDESAFKNMWNFNLADAAFGWLVLEIQDGRIGTEMRAQGFNFSHRGAKQQPGAQPAAAATGHSPVNPPPAAPSQPAPSAAPAVPAVKPVVPSPVPVPTKPATPTPVPSASPAPKEEKPAAAASNGASGEPSAPRSSAENTIGLFIMNAQSEDQIRDLFSEEDKAKIVRIEKWGQNKVAHFKTTEDRDDALNRLPDDVKNRAPGQEDRSKPLVKIFQAPAARGSFRGGAGNWGSSRGGRDSGNVQSGYRSAGGGASDSEGAGRGRGRGGNRGGRGGERGGRGRGGRGGPKEGGAGGAGEAQ, from the exons ATGGCCGCGGTGGCTACGGCGAGAATGGAAGATGGAAGACATACCCGACTAACGGTGGATATGGCCCTGGTGGGCTCTTCAGAGGATCACTCCAC CTGCGATTCGCCCGACGCTGTGTTTTCCTTCAGCTTCCGACTCCGACTGCTGATCAGCCAGCAACGGCAGGAACCCCATCCAACACCGCCAGCACCCGACGACGGTATCCCTCACTACTCTTACGTCCCCTCGCTGGCTTCCGCTCTAGCCATGGCTTCT caaccgcGTCCGTATGGTCAGGGCGGCTACCTGCCAAACGGCGCCGTGCCACCTCACCCAGCTCCTCTCCCCGGagctcaacctctccttcccaaccAGGGCCGTATTGTTCAGACCGGCCCCAACAGAATTCTTTGCATCGCTGATGTGCGAG GCAACCTCCAGTCCCTGAACGACCTTGCCCGTTCTGCCCGTGCCGACTTTATCATTCACACTGGTGACTTTGGCTTCTACGACGAAACATCTCTGGAGCGCATTGCGGATAA GACCCTAAAGCATGTCGCCCAGTATTCCCCCCTCATTTCGGAGCCAGTCAAGAAGGCGATTGCGGCAGGTGGCGCCGGCCCTGTCAAGTCACGATTCCAAGCTTCCGAACTGCCCCTGTCCGAACTCCCTCAGCTCATCACCGGTGAGCTCAAGCTCGATGTCCCGGTCTACACCGTCTGGGGCGCGTGCGAAGATGTCCGCGTGTTGGAAAAGTTCCGGTCCAAGGAGTACAAGGTTCCCAATCTCTTCATTATTGATGAGGCTCAGTCCATGCTGCTCGAGTGCTCGGGCGTCAAGCTCCGTCTTCTCGGTCTTGGCGGAGCTGTGGTAATGCACAAACTCTTCGACAACGGCGAGGGCCGCACCACCATCGCTGGCGGCCAGGGTACTATGTGGACCACGCTTTTGCAGATGGGCGAGTTGGTAGACACGGCCAACCGTGTCTATGACCCTACTGAGACTCGCGTGTTCATCACACACGCCTCGCCCGCCCGCGAAGGCATTCTCAACCAGCTCTCGGTGGTTCTCAAGGCAGATTTCTCCATCTCGGCTGGCCTGCATTTCCGCTATGGTAGTTCGTACAACGAGTTCAGCGTCAACCCGAGTCTGGACCACTACCGCGGCAAGCTTGCCGCTTCCAAGGCTTCGTTCAACGATGTTTGGGATACCGTGAGGGCCGAGGTCGAGCCCGCGATTCAGCAGAACGACGCCCAGCAGACGTTGCTCAAGAACGCGCTCAGCGTAGTGGAAAAGATGCCTACCATGGCTGCCGGTGGCAACCCCTTCGGTGGTGTTCCTGCCAACGCTCCTGGTGCCGGTCAGGTCGACGAAAGCGCATTCAAAAACATGTGGAATTTCAACCTAGCTGATGCGGCATTCGGCTGGCTCGTACTGGAGATTCAGGATGGCAGAATCGGGACTGAGATGCGCGCTCAGGGATTTAACTTCTCTCACCGTGGGGCCAAGCAACAGCCCGGCGCTCAGCCAGCTGCCGCGGCCACCGGCCACAGCCCTGtcaatcctcctcctgcggCTCCCTCTCAGCCCGCCCCCTCGGCTGCTCCGGCGGTCCCAGCCGTGAAGCCCGTCGTCCCTTCACCTGTCCCCGTGCCTACCAAGCCcgccaccccaaccccggtTCCTTCGGCCTCCCCAGCACCCAAAGAGGAGAagcctgccgccgccgcttctAACGGAGCTTCTGGTGAGCCATCGGCGCCCCGCAGTTCTGCCGAAAACACCATCGGTTTGTTCATCATGAACGCCCAGAGCGAGGATCAGATTCGTGATCTGTTTtccgaggaggacaaggccaagatcgTCAGGATTGAGAAGTGGGGCCAGAACAAAGTTGCTCACTTCAAGACGACCGAGGATCGCGATGACGCCCTGAACCGTCTCCCAGACGATGTCAAGAACCGTGCTCCCGGTCAAGAAGATAGATCAAAGCCTTTGGTCAAGATCTTCCAGGCCCCTGCTGCTCGAGGGTCTTTCCGTGGTGGTGCGGGCAAC